From Etheostoma spectabile isolate EspeVRDwgs_2016 chromosome 8, UIUC_Espe_1.0, whole genome shotgun sequence, a single genomic window includes:
- the endouc gene encoding uridylate-specific endoribonuclease C yields MPARFCGVLVLLNVFLSGLNASRPAVNQELSNLFNELWRLDVNRMTPVTDYTISVQGRAGFVNQGSNVVQDHASQPLFSNVNENKLKNITTVSRFMKLLDNYERSIGVSERVTTEELTETNLFLDAVLETDVMKRAHKYLVSKGQSSSNLGLFKSQLHLIWFQLYHRQRNTGLDSSGFEHVFVGETKSGTEIIGFHNWIQFYLQEKSTHLDYKGYKARERDIPDQDDHVLNLQFSWHGTVKPVGSAFIGTSPEFEMALFTIVFLMNTERSTTVLVNIDQCQMELVVIRHGRSLGTAYPKLLSSNNRHVRHSSH; encoded by the exons ATGCCTGCAag GTTCTGTGGAGTCCTTGTCCTTCTTAATGTGTTCCTCAGTGGACTGAATGCATCAAG ACCAGCTGTAAACCAGGAACTATCCAATCTTTTCAATGAGCTGTGGAGGTTGGATGTGAATCGCATGACACCTGTGACAGACTACACAATCTCTGTTCAG GGTAGAGCCGGCTTTGTAAACCAGGGCAGCAATGTTGTACAAGATCACGCCTCTCAGCCTCTGTTCTCCAACGTTAACGAGAACAAACTGAAGAACATAACCACTGTCTCCC GGTTCATGAAACTCCTGGACAACTATGAGCGATCCATAGGCGTGTCAGAGCGAGTCACAACAGAGGAGCTGACAGAGACTAATCTCTTCCTGGATGCCGTCTTAGAGACAGATGTCATGAAG CGGGCTCATAAGTACCTGGTGAGCAAAGGACAATCCAGCTCCAATCTGGGGCTCTTTAAGAGTCAGCTGCATTTGATCTGGTTCCAGCTCTACCACAGACAGCGCAACACAGG CCTGGACTCCAGTGGATTTGAGCATGTGTTTGTTGGAGAGACTAAATCTGGAACAGAAATCATCGGATTTCATAACTGGATCCAGTTCTACCTGCAAGAAAAAAGCACACACTTGGACTACAAAGGATACAAGGCCAGAGAACGTGACATA CCCGATCAAGACGACCATGTTCTGAACCTCCAGTTCAGCTGGCACGGCACAGTGAAGCCCGTTGGCAGCGCCTTCATCGGGACCAGCCCGGAGTTTGAGATGGCGCTCTTCACCATCGTCTTCCTCATGAACACAGAGAGGAGCACCACAGTGCTGGTCAACATCGACCAGTGTCAGATGGAGCTGGTGGTCATCAGACACGGACGCTCCCTTGGGACTGCGTATCCCAAGCTGCTCAGCAGCAACAACCGACACGTTAGGCATTCCTCACACTGA